In a genomic window of Variovorax paradoxus:
- a CDS encoding FAD:protein FMN transferase, translating into MGISFASRSSWHDGYANAAVPRRADPARLHQLAGRTMGTTWSLRFDNPGMRPLADVREAVESALARVIVQMSHWEADAEISRFNRAPAGTRHTLSAEFARVMACALQWAEDSGGAIDPTVGALVASWGFGPDAHDGPIDTDALEAARERTGWRKLAFAMADDATATLTQPGGFALDLSGIAKGFAVDHGVEALQALGLENFLFEIGGELRGVGRRPDGQPWRVQVDGELPAPVHVALDGLAIATSGDRWHQREHAGRRWSHTIDPRSGEPVPAGLASVTVLHAQCMHADALATVLTVLGPEEGFAFAEARDIAALFVAHAAQGDGPPSPRATPAWTERTAAA; encoded by the coding sequence TTGGGCATTTCTTTCGCCTCCCGCAGTTCCTGGCACGACGGCTACGCCAACGCGGCGGTGCCGCGCCGCGCCGATCCGGCCCGCCTGCATCAGCTGGCCGGCCGGACCATGGGCACGACCTGGTCGCTGCGCTTCGACAACCCCGGCATGCGGCCGCTGGCCGACGTGCGCGAGGCGGTCGAATCGGCGCTCGCGCGCGTGATCGTGCAGATGAGCCACTGGGAGGCCGACGCCGAGATCTCGCGCTTCAACCGGGCGCCGGCGGGCACGCGGCACACGCTGTCGGCCGAGTTCGCGCGCGTGATGGCCTGCGCGCTGCAATGGGCCGAGGACAGCGGCGGCGCGATCGATCCGACGGTCGGCGCACTGGTCGCCAGTTGGGGTTTCGGCCCCGATGCGCACGATGGCCCCATCGACACGGACGCCCTTGAAGCGGCACGCGAGCGCACGGGCTGGCGAAAGCTCGCCTTCGCCATGGCCGATGACGCAACGGCCACGCTGACCCAGCCCGGCGGCTTCGCGCTCGACCTGTCGGGCATCGCCAAGGGCTTCGCGGTCGATCACGGCGTCGAGGCCCTGCAGGCGCTGGGCCTCGAGAACTTCCTGTTCGAGATCGGCGGCGAACTGCGCGGCGTGGGCCGCCGCCCCGACGGACAGCCATGGCGCGTGCAGGTCGACGGCGAACTGCCCGCGCCGGTGCACGTGGCGCTCGACGGCCTCGCGATCGCCACCTCCGGCGACCGCTGGCACCAGCGCGAGCACGCAGGCCGCCGCTGGTCGCACACCATCGATCCGCGCAGCGGCGAACCCGTGCCAGCCGGGCTCGCGAGCGTCACGGTGCTGCATGCGCAGTGCATGCACGCCGATGCGTTGGCCACCGTGCTGACGGTGCTCGGTCCCGAGGAAGGCTTCGCCTTCGCCGAGGCGCGCGACATCGCGGCGCTGTTCGTCGCGCATGCGGCACAGGGCGACGGACCGCCGAGCCCGCGCGCGACCCCGGCCTGGACCGAACGGACCGCCGCCGCATGA
- a CDS encoding (2Fe-2S)-binding protein, whose product MIVCICRRVSDREIARHVRAGMTFDEVQFELGVATQCGQCEGCARDIVAQCSASHPVAALHCESEPKSIQLANSIKESKAWNSSLHSAAA is encoded by the coding sequence ATGATCGTTTGCATTTGCCGCCGAGTCTCCGACCGCGAAATCGCACGCCATGTGCGCGCGGGGATGACCTTCGACGAAGTGCAATTCGAACTCGGCGTGGCCACCCAGTGTGGCCAATGTGAAGGATGTGCGCGCGATATCGTCGCGCAGTGCAGCGCTTCGCACCCGGTCGCGGCCCTGCACTGCGAATCGGAACCGAAGTCGATCCAGCTTGCCAACTCCATCAAGGAAAGCAAAGCATGGAACTCGTCTCTGCACTCGGCGGCAGCCTGA
- a CDS encoding catecholate siderophore receptor Fiu, with the protein MANSYIKSRKHAVARAVPQVSGAAAATLIALSAPAFAQQQQPSRVLPEIRVEGSVASDFKADNSANTKFTAPLVNTPQTVQVIKEQVLRDQGATTLTEALRNTPGVGTFFLGENGNTNTGDAVFMRGFDSSSAIFVDGIRDLGSISRDTFNIDQVEVVKGPSGTDVGRTSPTGYINLVTKKPKLDDSFTGSLGFGSADFKRGSIDWNKSLSGENGIGAAFRLNAVAEDAGVAGRDFVKNKRWSIAPSLAFGLNSPTRVYLDYVHVKQNNVPDGGVPTIGLPGYSTPDATAIRSGLARRTYLNYAQRVDSSNFYGTSSDFDHVTTDMFTARVEHDLTPDITIRNTTRYAKTQQDYMLTAFMGGGLTASTAGVGQLPAVNSGFINTVVPTNPATWTITRNLPTNKDQANTIFTNQTSVSAKFNTGSISHTFNGGLEFIRETQRANNYYAAGYSTVGTTFAPAGSWPAANLYAPDRNVLGYNRLPNGTGSDGSTDTIGLFAFDTIKFNEQWQLTGGLRYDHYSTDYDATALTLARTGNNPQTATITPTRLKLSDSLWSGKIGLVYKPTENSSVYAAYGTAAQPPGGANFQLAAGGSGNSAARTDFLPQKAKTYELGTKWDVLNKRLALTAALYRTDVSNEVVQDSISQQYYQTGKKRVQGIELGVSGAITDNWGVTTGFTTMNTRVLSGPSVLADGSTSLAYTPKRAFTLWTTYQLPFGLTIGGGARYNGKLYRGTDGAVGTPAYVESYWVVDAMASYRINKNVDLQLNVYNLFDKDYVAAINKSGYRYTPGTPRSFKVTANFAF; encoded by the coding sequence ATGGCCAACTCCTATATCAAGAGCCGGAAGCACGCTGTCGCGCGCGCCGTTCCCCAGGTCTCGGGCGCCGCAGCCGCCACGCTGATCGCCCTCTCCGCCCCCGCCTTCGCCCAGCAGCAGCAGCCTTCGCGCGTGCTGCCCGAGATCCGCGTCGAGGGCTCGGTCGCCTCCGACTTCAAGGCCGACAACTCGGCCAACACCAAGTTCACGGCGCCGCTGGTGAACACGCCGCAGACCGTGCAGGTGATCAAGGAGCAGGTGCTGCGCGACCAGGGCGCCACCACGCTGACCGAAGCACTGCGCAACACCCCCGGCGTGGGCACCTTCTTCCTCGGGGAGAACGGCAACACCAACACGGGCGACGCGGTGTTCATGCGCGGCTTCGACAGCTCGAGCGCGATCTTCGTCGACGGCATCCGCGACCTCGGCTCGATCTCGCGCGACACCTTCAACATCGACCAGGTCGAAGTCGTGAAGGGCCCCTCGGGCACCGACGTGGGCCGCACCTCGCCCACCGGCTACATCAACCTCGTGACCAAGAAGCCCAAGCTCGACGACAGCTTCACGGGCTCGCTGGGTTTCGGCAGCGCCGACTTCAAGCGCGGCAGCATCGACTGGAACAAGTCGTTGAGCGGCGAGAACGGCATCGGCGCGGCCTTCCGCCTGAACGCCGTGGCCGAGGACGCCGGCGTGGCCGGCCGCGATTTCGTGAAGAACAAGCGCTGGTCGATCGCGCCCTCGCTGGCCTTCGGCCTGAACAGCCCGACGCGCGTGTACCTCGATTACGTGCACGTCAAGCAGAACAACGTGCCCGATGGCGGCGTGCCGACGATCGGGCTGCCGGGCTACTCGACGCCTGATGCGACGGCCATCCGCAGCGGCCTCGCCCGCCGCACCTACCTGAACTACGCGCAGCGCGTCGACTCGAGCAACTTCTACGGCACCAGCTCGGACTTCGACCATGTCACCACCGACATGTTCACCGCGCGCGTCGAACACGACCTCACGCCCGACATCACGATCCGCAACACCACCCGCTACGCGAAGACGCAGCAGGACTACATGCTGACCGCGTTCATGGGCGGCGGCCTCACCGCGTCGACGGCCGGCGTCGGCCAGCTGCCCGCGGTGAACTCCGGCTTCATCAACACGGTGGTGCCGACGAATCCCGCGACCTGGACGATCACGCGCAACCTGCCGACCAACAAGGACCAGGCCAACACGATCTTCACCAACCAGACCAGCGTCTCGGCGAAGTTCAACACCGGCAGCATCAGCCACACCTTCAACGGCGGCCTCGAGTTCATCCGCGAAACGCAGCGCGCGAACAACTACTACGCGGCCGGCTATTCGACCGTCGGCACCACTTTCGCGCCGGCCGGCTCGTGGCCCGCCGCCAACCTGTATGCGCCCGATCGCAACGTGCTCGGCTACAACCGGCTCCCCAACGGCACCGGCTCCGACGGCAGCACCGACACGATCGGCCTGTTCGCCTTCGACACGATCAAGTTCAACGAACAGTGGCAGCTCACCGGCGGCTTGCGCTACGACCACTACTCGACCGACTACGACGCGACCGCGCTGACCCTGGCACGCACCGGCAACAACCCGCAGACCGCGACCATCACGCCGACGCGCCTCAAGCTCTCGGACAGCCTGTGGTCCGGCAAGATCGGCCTGGTCTACAAGCCGACCGAGAACAGCAGCGTCTACGCGGCCTACGGCACTGCGGCCCAGCCCCCGGGCGGCGCCAACTTCCAGCTCGCCGCAGGCGGCAGCGGCAACAGCGCCGCGCGCACCGACTTCCTGCCGCAGAAGGCCAAGACCTACGAACTCGGCACCAAGTGGGACGTGCTCAACAAGCGCCTCGCGCTGACGGCCGCGCTCTACCGCACCGACGTCAGCAACGAAGTGGTGCAGGACTCGATCTCGCAGCAGTACTACCAGACCGGCAAGAAGCGCGTGCAAGGCATCGAGCTCGGCGTGTCGGGCGCGATCACCGACAACTGGGGCGTGACCACCGGCTTCACGACGATGAACACCCGCGTGCTCAGCGGCCCCTCGGTGCTGGCCGACGGCTCGACCTCGCTGGCCTACACGCCGAAGCGCGCCTTCACGCTGTGGACCACCTACCAGCTTCCGTTCGGCCTGACGATCGGTGGCGGCGCGCGCTACAACGGCAAGCTGTACCGCGGCACGGACGGCGCGGTCGGTACGCCGGCCTACGTCGAGTCGTACTGGGTGGTCGACGCCATGGCGTCCTACCGGATCAACAAGAACGTCGACCTGCAACTCAACGTCTACAACCTGTTCGACAAGGACTACGTGGCGGCCATCAACAAGTCGGGCTACCGCTACACGCCGGGCACGCCGCGCTCGTTCAAGGTCACGGCGAACTTCGCGTTCTGA
- a CDS encoding Fe2+-dependent dioxygenase: MMLHVPEVLSPDQVRRMRATLDATQWVDGRETVGDQGAQVKRNRQLSEHSPVGRELAKTVLAALARNPLFFSAALPARFVPPLFNRYEGGEHYGLHVDGAVRAVPGSEQPLRTDLSCTLFLCDPDDYDGGELEVVDTYGSHEVKLPAGDLILYPSSSLHRVHPVTRGARVCAFFWAQSMVRNDQQRSMLFELDQNIQKLRARLGESEETVALTGHYHNLLRLWSEI; the protein is encoded by the coding sequence ATGATGCTGCATGTGCCCGAAGTGCTGAGCCCGGACCAGGTGCGCAGGATGCGCGCCACGCTCGATGCCACCCAGTGGGTCGACGGGCGCGAGACCGTCGGCGACCAGGGCGCGCAGGTCAAGCGCAACCGGCAGCTGTCCGAGCATTCGCCGGTCGGGCGCGAGCTCGCCAAGACCGTGCTGGCCGCGCTGGCGCGCAACCCGCTGTTCTTCTCGGCCGCCCTGCCCGCGCGCTTCGTGCCGCCGCTGTTCAACCGCTACGAGGGTGGCGAGCACTACGGCCTGCACGTCGATGGCGCGGTGCGCGCCGTGCCCGGCAGCGAGCAGCCGCTGCGCACCGACCTGTCGTGCACGCTGTTTCTCTGCGACCCCGACGACTACGACGGCGGCGAGCTCGAGGTGGTCGACACCTACGGCTCGCACGAGGTCAAGCTGCCGGCCGGCGACCTGATCCTGTATCCGTCGAGCAGCCTGCACCGCGTGCACCCGGTGACCCGGGGCGCGCGCGTGTGCGCCTTCTTCTGGGCCCAGAGCATGGTGCGCAACGACCAGCAGCGCTCGATGCTGTTCGAACTGGACCAGAACATCCAGAAACTGCGCGCCCGGCTGGGCGAATCCGAGGAAACCGTGGCCCTCACCGGCCACTACCACAACCTGCTTCGGCTCTGGTCGGAGATATAG
- a CDS encoding flavodoxin domain-containing protein, with protein MNDTLLRALAAGSTVAAYGAMCLAIYTRERRAVAATARAAQALAGDGTVPSTLVLFASQTGQAEAIAWQTARRLRAAGTPVRVMELNALDAATLRDARQAVFVASTYGEGDAPDGASLFAEKAMAEQPDLSALRYAVLALGDRQYANFCGFGRQLDDWLQVRGATPSFARVEVDNGDPEALAAWHAQWGDAEVAPDEQESSAFVPWRLAHRNLLNPGSAGAPVFLLGLVPQAGAMPAWDSGDLVQMAVASDPARPRDYSIASLPTDGELQLLVRQEQHPDGTLGMASGHLTSTLAIGDTVALRLRPHRGFRLEGNASRPLILIGNGTGLAGLRAHLRARVAAGRYENWLVFGERHAAHDFLCRDEIEAWQREGALAELDMVFSRDQAERLYVQHRLLQRADALRDWLARGAAVYVCGSLQGMAAGVDAALRQVAGEALWAELVGSGRYRRDVY; from the coding sequence ATGAACGACACGCTGCTGCGCGCGCTGGCCGCGGGCTCCACCGTGGCCGCCTACGGCGCGATGTGCCTGGCGATCTACACGCGCGAGCGCCGCGCCGTCGCGGCCACCGCGCGCGCCGCGCAGGCGCTGGCGGGCGACGGCACGGTGCCATCGACGCTGGTGCTGTTCGCCAGCCAGACCGGCCAGGCCGAAGCCATCGCCTGGCAGACCGCGCGCCGCCTGCGCGCGGCCGGTACGCCGGTGCGCGTGATGGAACTCAACGCCCTCGACGCCGCCACCTTGCGCGACGCGCGGCAGGCCGTCTTCGTGGCCAGCACCTACGGCGAAGGCGACGCGCCCGACGGCGCCAGCCTGTTCGCCGAAAAGGCAATGGCCGAACAGCCCGACCTGTCCGCGCTGCGCTATGCGGTGCTGGCCCTGGGCGACCGCCAGTACGCGAACTTCTGCGGCTTCGGGCGCCAGCTCGACGACTGGCTGCAAGTCCGGGGCGCGACGCCCTCCTTCGCGCGCGTCGAGGTCGACAACGGCGATCCCGAGGCGCTGGCCGCGTGGCATGCCCAGTGGGGCGATGCCGAGGTCGCGCCTGACGAGCAAGAAAGCAGCGCCTTCGTTCCATGGCGCCTCGCGCATCGCAACCTGCTCAACCCCGGCAGCGCGGGCGCGCCGGTGTTCCTGCTCGGCCTGGTGCCGCAGGCCGGCGCGATGCCGGCCTGGGACTCGGGCGATCTGGTGCAGATGGCGGTCGCGAGCGATCCGGCACGGCCGCGCGACTACTCGATCGCCTCGCTGCCCACCGACGGCGAACTGCAGCTGCTGGTGCGGCAGGAACAGCATCCCGACGGCACCTTGGGCATGGCCTCGGGCCACCTGACCTCGACCTTGGCCATCGGCGACACGGTGGCGCTGCGACTGCGCCCGCACCGCGGCTTTCGCCTCGAGGGCAACGCCTCGCGTCCGCTGATCCTGATCGGCAACGGCACGGGCCTGGCCGGCCTGCGCGCCCATCTGCGCGCGCGCGTCGCGGCGGGCCGGTACGAGAACTGGCTGGTGTTCGGCGAGCGCCATGCGGCGCACGACTTCCTCTGCCGCGACGAGATCGAGGCCTGGCAGCGCGAGGGCGCGCTGGCGGAGCTCGACATGGTGTTCTCGCGCGACCAGGCCGAACGGCTCTACGTGCAGCACCGGCTGCTGCAGCGCGCCGATGCGCTGCGCGACTGGCTTGCGCGCGGCGCGGCGGTGTACGTGTGCGGCAGCCTGCAGGGGATGGCAGCGGGCGTCGATGCAGCGCTGCGGCAGGTCGCGGGCGAGGCGCTGTGGGCCGAGCTGGTCGGCTCGGGGCGCTACAGGCGCGACGTGTACTGA